Proteins from a single region of Bombus huntii isolate Logan2020A chromosome 2, iyBomHunt1.1, whole genome shotgun sequence:
- the LOC126874749 gene encoding otoferlin-like isoform X1 gives MALVVIVKNFQGLKFKGDKVVKVEFRGVPHYSKCLEESGDHITVDESFTWNLGRPVDEVEVLQLSVVSRGVLKNEKVLAKYGLVLQTVIREGRIIVTDSLVDLNNKPLPAVVCFEIRYNPPDGSCSSYAASEIMEDEQQMLIDIEQNIANLERSLEQANSGSDAAKKKGSWHSPQKSSKRGFLQRGSSLLTADKSPDRKSRSSTLKSMRSLIKLGKQRPPRARSCDSGSDTSELLDRRDSSCTTSNEPSRTNSMTSLETNVSDYDSQGGTNTVKTQEAIVKPTKKSKPKTVDTGQTALKAQDYQVCVTIIEARQLAGLNMDPVVCVQIGDQRKYTSVKESTNCPYYNEYFVFDFHMPPVMLFDKIITLSVQQSRNLLRANLTLGIFKLDIATVWAQPDHQFYHKWALLTDPDDVAGGPKGYLKCDISVIGKGDTVKIPPKSEKDEDDIEGNLLLPDGVPIERQRAKFIVKVYRADGLPKMNSSIMANVKKAFTGEIKDLVDPYVQVSFAGLTGKTSVKRHSYAPVWNEQIVFTEMFPPLCQRIKIQLCDNDPVHATVIGTHFVDLKKISNDGEKGFLPTFGPAFIHFYGSIRDYSIIDKHSTLNAGLGEGISYRARLLIGIRTEISDNVEMAPSEVEVEPTIPINESVYARNEEFFLFATIMDATMVDKKLGDKPMYFELSIGNAGNALDGHNESSKICEMGPKSGTSSDQEELQEVLSGSWQSTTPACKPMTHDKMYYFLPYWDDKPCLHVRSIWPDYRRRMYNSNIISKISDKLEEGLSEAQSHADDCTGEKILKSALDELSSNCNRYVSISKSSITGPGVGKTKLDKERTKLCQRELESIGIMSRNLKAVITKSSFKERLKTAQSYLQKLKFLVEDPQDSLPDVFIWVISSGRRVAYHRILGRDLIYSIVDEECGRYCGKVQTMFLKLPGKKRFGPSGWAIQTKLQIYMWLGILKHKKYFIQGLPKGYELSHELRNVDRPRALPPTVIHYVEKHKFQLRAHMYQARSLIGSDASGLSDPFARVICGEFSNSTQVIDETLSPTWDELLLFDDILIYGTDEEIKKDPPSIVVELFDQDKVGKSEYIGRAVARPHVKLASESYTPPKFPPSLEWYDVTRGAARAGELLAVFELLEYSQTKDYSFPTLPDPKEIPSQTPVAVQDRGPILPVPVGIRPTLSKYRIEVLFWGLRDLKRIHLMTVDKPRVDVECAGHILYSSVITNAKKNPNFNTPVKFLELELPEQELYRPPLTIRAVDCRSFGRYTLVGTHTINSIHKYMYHPQTKKAKDVEERKKNLYQLQQYTGFDTSKIKMQYPSLPESLTDLEFGIGDAIITLGLEQGWPTKKDKTEQNIKKKQSLINDGSMGDFYTLENEDGCQDWWTKYFASVEAMIEENKELRREKPMFQTQANGTVPAYMEENYNQNQANPSNEKSPGVAAKRLFGLKSTANAARFVSKLSPKHTYRNFPKTALLKIYPNELEAQPEFEQFKEWLHTFELYRGKKTGDEPEDESRIVGSFKGALKVYKWPLPRDLIDHTVMGFDPQYGFFQGVPSNEPIHVLVRVYIVKANDLHPCDLNGKADPYVVLQLGGKRISDKENYVSKQLNPVFGKCFEIEATFPQDSLLTVQVLDWDLVGTDDMIGETKIDLENRFYSRHRATCGLAKKYDESGYNKWRDAMKPTQILSKLCKEGKIDGPAYSHGKVTIGRKTFSLSDEEMECYVHTKGIEEHLALAVLHQWHAFPRIGCALVPEHVETRPLYNPEKPGIEQGKLEMWVDMFPMDMPSPGPSIDISPRKPKSYELRIIVWNTDDVILEDDAFFTGEKMSDIYVKGWLKGPEDCQSTDIHYRSLTGEGNFNWRFIFPFDYLVAEEKIVINRKESLFSWDETECKIPARLELQVWDADHFSADDFLGAITLDLNRFPRGAKNSKLCTLSMLKTDGSVPTVNIFKQKRIKGWWPFYVKKENEDMELTGKVEAEIHLLTKEEAEKNPAGFGRNEPDPLDKPNRPDASFMWFLNPLKSVKYIVWHNYKWAILKAIVAIALIIVVLLFFYSIPGYSVKKLLGA, from the exons ATGGCGCTCGTCGTTATCGTCAAGAATTTTCAAGGACTGAAATTCAAAGGAGACAAGGTTGTCAAGGTCGAGTTCCGGG GTGTCCCTCATTACTCAAAATGCCTCGAAGAAAGCGGAGACCATATTACGGTAGATGAG AGCTTCACTTGGAACTTGGGAAGACCGGTGGATGAAGTAGAAGTACTGCAATTGTCAGTGGTATCGCGGGGcgttttgaaaaatgaaaaagtgcTTGCGAAATACGGTTTGGTTTTGCAGACGGTGATACGAGAAGGTCGAATCATTGTCACGGATTCCTTGGTAGACCTCAATAACAAGCCGCTTCCG GCTGTCGTCTGCTTTGAAATTCGATACAACCCTCCTGACGGAAGTTGCAGCTCGTACGCGGCCTCGGAAATAATGGAGGATGAACAACAAATGTTGATCGACATCGAGCAAAACATCGCGAACCTTGAAAGAAGCCTCGAGCAAGCTAACAGTGGCAGCGATGCCGCCAAAAAAAAGGGTTCTTGGCATAGTCCTCAAAAAAGTTCGAAACGGGGGTTTCTACAAAGGGGTAGTTCGCTGCTAACGGCTGACAAGTCACCGGATCGCAAGAG CAGGAGTTCGACGTTGAAAAGCATGAGATCTCTTATAAAGTTGGGCAAGCAAAGACCACCCAGAGCTCGATCCTGCGACAGCGGCTCGGATACCAGCGAATTACTCGATAGAAGGGATTCGAGTTGCACCACATCCAACGAACCTTCGAGAACGAACTCGATGACTTCTTTGGAAACGAACGTGTCCGATTATGACAGCCAGGGTGGAACGAATACGGTGAAAACTCAGGAGGCGATCGTGAAACCAACGAAGAAATCAAAGCCAAAG ACCGTCGACACTGGACAAACCGCGTTAAAGGCACAGGACTATCAAGTTTGCGTCACCATCATCGAAGCGAGACAGTTGGCCGGTCTGAACATGGATCCGGTCGTTTGCGTACAAATCGGAGACCAACGAAAATACACCAGCGTCAAAGAATCTACGAATTGTCCGTATTACAACGag TATTTTGTCTTCGATTTCCACATGCCTCCTGTCAtgctgttcgataaaattatcaCGCTATCG GTGCAGCAATCGCGGAATCTCTTACGCGCTAATCTAACACTGGGCATCTTTAAGTTAGACATCGCGACTGTATGGGCACAACCAG ATCATCAATTTTACCATAAATGGGCATTGTTGACGGATCCGGACGACGTGGCTGGTGGCCCCAAGGGTTACTTGAAGTGCGACATAAGCGTGATCGGGAAAGGCGACACCGTGAAAATTCCTCCAAAAAGCGAGAAGGACGAGGACGATATCGAGGGCAATCTTTTGCTACCGGACGGTGTGCCTATCGAGAGACAAAGAGCCAAGTTCATCGTGAAGGTGTACAGAGCGGACGGGCTACCGAAGATGAACAGCAGCATCATGGCGAACGTGAAGAAGGCGTTTACCGGTGAAATCAAGGATCTCGTCGATCCGTACGTTCAAGTGTCCTTCGCCGGACTAACC GGTAAGACGAGCGTTAAAAGGCACAGTTACGCGCCAGTTTGGAACGAACAGATCGTCTTCACGGAAATGTTTCCACCTCTCTGTCAAAGGATTAAAATTCAGCTATGCGACAACGACCCGGTTCACGCGACCGTCATCGGCACGCATTTCGTCGACTTGAAGAAGATCAGCAACGACGGTGAAAAGGGATTTCTACCAACTTTTGGACCAGCTTTTATCCATTTTTACGGAAGCATCAGGGATTACAGTATCATAGATAAGCATTCCACGTTGAACGCTGGATTGGGTGAAGGAATCTCTTACAGAGCAAG ATTATTAATAGGCATTAGGACAGAGATAAGCGATAACGTGGAAATGGCTCCATCGGAGGTGGAAGTCGAACCCACGATACCCATCAACGAATCCGTTTATGCCAGGAACgaagaattttttcttttcgccaCCATAATGGACGCCACGATGGTCGACAAGAAACTCGGCGACAAACCAATGTATTTCGAATTATCGATAGGGAATGCGGGAAACGCTTTAGACGGTCACAACGAAAGCTCCAAG ATATGCGAAATGGGACCAAAAAGTGGAACGAGTAGCGATCAAGAGGAGCTGCAGGAAGTGTTGAGCGGATCTTGGCAGAGTACCACTCCAGCCTGTAAACCGATGACGCACgataaaatgtattattttttgcCGTACTGGGATGACAAACCTTGCCTTCACGTTAGGAGCATCTGGCCCGACTATAGGCGTAGAATGTACAATAGCAATATAATCAGCAAAATTTCCGATAAGCTG GAGGAGGGATTGTCGGAGGCTCAGTCGCACGCTGACGATTGTACAGGCGAGAAAATCTTAAAGTCTGCGTTAGACGAATTAAGCAGCAACTGTAATCGATACGTCAGCATCAGTAAATCGAGTATCACCGGGCCGGGAGTTGGGAAGACGAAACTCGATAAAGAGAGAACGAAACTTTGTCAAAGAGAATTAGAAAGTATTGGAATTATGTCGCGCAATCTTAAAGCCGTGATCACTAAGAGTAGTTTTAAGGAAAGACTGAAGACTGCACAGAGCTATTtgcagaaattaaaatttctcgtCGAGGAC CCTCAAGATTCTCTACCGGATGTTTTTATTTGGGTAATTAGTTCCGGACGTCGAGTCGCGTATCACAGAATACTCGGAAGAGATTTGATATATTCGATCGTCGATGAAGAATGTGGCAGATACTGCGGCAAAGTTCAAACCATGTTTCTCAAG cTTCCAGGGAAAAAACGATTCGGACCTTCGGGTTGGGCGATACAAACGAAATTACAAATCTACATGTGGCTGGGTATCTTGAAGCATAAAAAGTACTTTATCCAAGGTCTGCCAAAAGGTTACGAACTCAGTCACGAGTTGAGAAACGTGGACAGGCCGCGCGCTTTACCACCCACCGTTATTCATTACGTCGAAAAACAC AAGTTCCAGTTAAGAGCACACATGTATCAAGCCCGGTCTCTGATCGGCAGCGATGCGTCGGGTCTTTCCGATCCCTTCGCCAGAGTAATTTGCGGCGAATTTTCCAACTCTACTCAAGTGATCGACGAAACTTTAAGTCCTACGTGGGACGAACTCCTTCTTTTCGACGACATACTGATTTACGGAACCGACGAAGAAATTAAGAAGGATCCACCGTCGATCGTCGTCGAACTCTTCGATCAAGACAAAGTG GGGAAATCGGAATACATAGGTCGAGCGGTCGCGCGACCTCACGTGAAACTCGCCTCGGAATCTTACACGCCACCCAAATTCCCACCTTCGTTAGAATGGTACGACGTAACGAGAGGCGCTGCAAGAGCGGGCGAACTTCTCGCCGTTTTCGAGCTACTCGAATATTCGCAGACGAAAGATTACAGCTTTCCCACTTTACCAGACCCGAAGGAAATACCGAGTCAAACTCCCGTCGCAGTTCAGGATCGGGGACCGATTCTTCCGGTTCCCGTTGGAATTCGACCGACTCTCTCCAAGTACCG AATCGAGGTACTGTTTTGGGGTCTAAGGGATTTGAAGAGGATCCATCTAATGACTGTGGACAAGCCTCGAGTAGACGTCGAATGCGCCGGTCATATTCTTTACTCTTCGGTTATCACAAACGCAAAGAAAAATCCGAATTTCAATACACCGGTGAAATTTTTGGAGTTGGAGTTGCCCGAACAGGAGCTCTATCGGCCACCTTTGACCATCAGGGCTGTAGATTGCAGAAGTTTCGGTCGTTACACTCTCGTTGGAACGCACACGATAAATTCGATCCATAAGTATATGTACCATCCGCAAACGAAGAAAGCGAAGGAtgtggaagaaagaaagaagaatctGTATCAATTACAGCAATACACAG GTTTCGATACATCGAAGATTAAAATGCAATACCCGTCTTTGCCAGAGTCTTTGACCGATCTCGAGTTTGGTATCGGAGATGCGATTATTACTCTAGGTTTGGAACAAGGTTGGCCAACGAAGAAGGACAAAACGGAacagaatattaaaaaaaagcaAAGTCTGATCAACGACGGAAGCATGG GCGATTTCTACACGTTGGAGAACGAAGATGGTTGTCAAGATTGGTGGACCAAATACTTCGCTTCCGTCGAAGCCATGATAGAAGAAAACAAGGAACTGCGTAGAGAGAAACCAATGTTTCAAACGCAAGCAAACGGTACCGTTCCGGCGTACATGGAGGAAAATTACAATCAAAATCAAGCGAATCCGTCGAACGAGAAGAGTCCTGGCGTTGCGGCGAAAAGATTGTTTGGCCTAAAGTCGACGGCGAACGCAGCTAGGTTTGTCTCGAAACTGAGCCCTAAGCACACCTATCGGAATTTCCCGAAAACGGCGCTGTTGAAAATTTATCCGAACGAATTGGAAGCTCAGCCAGAATTTGAACAGTTCAAGGAATGGCTGCACACGTTCGAACTTTACAGAGGAAAGAAAACGGGGGACGAGCCCGAAGACGAATCCAGAATAGTGGGAAGCTTTAAAGGGGCCTTAAAAGTTTACAAGTGGCCTCTCCCTAGGGATTTGATAGATCATACGGTGATGGGATTCGACCCGCAATATGGCTTTTTTCAAGGTGTACCTTCCAACGAACCGATTCACGTATTGGTACGTGTTTATATCGTCAAGGCGAACGATCTTCATCCTTGCGATCTAAACGGAAAAGCAGATCCTTACGTCGTTTTGCAACTAGGCGGTAAAAGAATCAGTGACAAAGAGAATTACGTGTCGAAACAACTGAATCCCGTATTCGGCAA GTGTTTCGAAATAGAAGCAACCTTCCCGCAAGATTCGTTGTTGACCGTTCAAGTGTTGGATTGGGACTTGGTCGGCACGGACGATATGATCGGTGAAACAAAGATCGATCTGGAAAATCGATTTTATAGCCGGCATCGTGCTACTTGCGGTCTAGCCAAAAAATACGACGA ATCCGGTTACAACAAATGGAGAGACGCGATGAAACCGACGCAGATCTTGTCGAAGCTTTGCAAAGAGGGAAAGATCGACGGACCGGCGTATTCCCACGGAAAAGTAACGATAGGAAGAAAAACGTTTTCTTTGTCGGACGAGGAAATGGAATGTTACGTTCATACGAAAG GCATAGAAGAACATCTTGCACTGGCAGTTCTTCATCAATGGCATGCTTTTCCAAGAATCGGTTGCGCTCTGGTCCCCGAGCATGTGGAAACACGTCCACTTTACAATCCTGAAAAACCCGGGATCGAGCAAGGAAAGTTGGAAATGTGGGTTGACATGTTTCCTATGGACATGCCTTCGCCAGGACCGTCGATCGATATTTCACCGAGGAAACCCAAAAGTTACGAGCTTCGGATCATCGTATGGAACACCGACGACGTTATACTGGAAGACGATGCGTTCTTTACTGGCGAAAAGATGAGCGATATTTACGTGAAAGG ATGGCTGAAAGGCCCCGAAGATTGCCAATCTACGGACATTCATTATAGATCGTTAACAGGAGAAGGGAATTTCAATTGGCGTTTTATATTTCCATTCGATTATCTCGTAGCAGAAGAGAAGATCGTTATCAATCGGAAAGAAAGTCTATTTAGCTGGGACGAAACTGAATGCAAGATTCCTGCTCGTTTGGAATTacaa GTCTGGGATGCAGATCACTTTTCAGCTGACGATTTTCTGGGTGCTATTACTCTCGATTTAAATCGATTTCCACGCGGTGCAAAGAATAGCAAGCTTTGTACGTTAAGTATGCTAAAGACCGATGGATCTGTGCCAACcgtaaatattttcaaacagAAACGAATAAAAGGTTGGTGGCCTTTCTACgtcaaaaaagaaaacgaggaTATGGAATTAACG GGTAAAGTAGAAGCTGAAATTCATTTGTTAACCAAAGAAGAGGCTGAGAAAAATCCTGCAGGATTTGGAAGGAACGAACCTGATCCGCTTGACAAACCCAA CAGGCCCGATGCATCTTTCATGTGGTTTTTGAATCCTTTGAAATCtgttaaatatatagtatGGCACAACTACAAATGGGCAATTCTGAAAGCTATAGTAGCAATTGCATTAATAATAGTCGTATTATTGTTCTTTTACTCGATACCTGGTTATTCCGTTAAAAAGTTATTGGGAGCTTAA